In a genomic window of Curtobacterium flaccumfaciens pv. betae:
- a CDS encoding PLP-dependent aminotransferase family protein, with translation MPPVLISARAAAHLLTDWRASTDAPAYEALADALRVLVIDGRVAQGVRLPAERGLAAALGVSRTTVANAYARLRSDGFLVSVRGSGSVVHLPRDLVGRPDPERLGGVVEGDLLDLRKAALHAAPGIDEAVERAVRHVPAALAGIGYDTVGDPGLRAAIAARYTERGLPTEPAQVIVTIGAQHAIALLARVLVRRGDAVLVESPTYPHAHEAFREAGGRLVGVPVDARTGWDAAALETTLRRTAPSVAYVMPELHNPTGATMSASTRQLLLSVAASVGTTVIADETMGELRIDGSPSPPLAAADPSGASVVMIGSAAKVFWGGLRIGWIRADPALLQRLLLARPTGDLGTPVLDQLVVRELVPRTAAVLEARRASLREGRDAVVGALRARLPEWDVPAPAGGLTTWVGLGRPVSSALVLAARAEGVVLASGGVFGPDGGFERFLRVPFTMAPADRGRLVDVLSRAWERVGGESTGVRGSLAAVV, from the coding sequence GTGCCCCCTGTCCTGATCAGTGCCCGCGCCGCCGCCCACCTGCTGACCGACTGGCGCGCGAGCACCGACGCGCCGGCCTACGAGGCGCTCGCCGACGCGCTCCGAGTCCTCGTCATCGACGGGCGGGTCGCCCAGGGTGTCCGGCTCCCGGCCGAGCGCGGCCTGGCCGCAGCCCTCGGCGTCTCACGCACCACCGTCGCGAACGCCTACGCCCGCCTGCGCTCCGACGGGTTCCTGGTGTCCGTCCGTGGCTCCGGCAGCGTGGTCCACCTGCCCCGTGACCTGGTCGGCCGGCCCGACCCCGAACGCCTGGGCGGGGTCGTCGAGGGGGACCTGCTCGACCTGCGCAAGGCGGCCCTGCACGCGGCCCCCGGCATCGACGAGGCGGTCGAGCGGGCGGTCCGGCACGTGCCCGCCGCGCTCGCCGGCATCGGTTACGACACCGTCGGCGACCCCGGCCTCCGCGCCGCGATCGCCGCGCGCTACACCGAGCGCGGACTGCCGACCGAGCCCGCCCAGGTCATCGTCACCATCGGCGCCCAGCACGCGATCGCCCTGCTCGCGCGCGTGCTCGTCCGCCGCGGCGACGCCGTCCTCGTCGAGTCCCCGACCTACCCGCACGCGCACGAGGCCTTCCGCGAGGCCGGCGGCCGCCTGGTCGGCGTCCCCGTCGATGCGCGGACGGGGTGGGACGCCGCCGCGCTCGAGACGACGCTGCGTCGCACCGCGCCCTCCGTCGCCTACGTCATGCCTGAGCTCCACAACCCGACCGGTGCGACCATGTCCGCATCGACCCGCCAGCTCCTGCTGTCGGTCGCGGCATCGGTCGGCACGACCGTCATCGCCGACGAGACGATGGGGGAGCTCCGCATCGACGGCTCGCCGTCGCCGCCGTTGGCAGCGGCGGACCCGTCGGGGGCGTCGGTCGTGATGATCGGTTCCGCCGCCAAGGTCTTCTGGGGCGGGCTGCGGATCGGCTGGATCCGCGCCGACCCGGCGCTGCTGCAGCGGCTGCTGCTCGCTCGCCCGACGGGCGACCTCGGCACCCCCGTGCTCGACCAGCTGGTCGTGCGCGAGCTGGTCCCGCGCACGGCGGCCGTCCTGGAGGCGCGGCGTGCGTCCCTGCGCGAAGGTCGCGACGCGGTCGTGGGGGCGCTCCGGGCGCGGCTCCCGGAGTGGGACGTCCCGGCGCCGGCGGGCGGGTTGACGACGTGGGTCGGGCTCGGCCGGCCGGTGTCGAGCGCGCTCGTGCTCGCCGCGCGGGCCGAGGGCGTGGTGCTGGCCTCGGGCGGGGTGTTCGGGCCGGACGGCGGGTTCGAGCGGTTCCTGCGGGTGCCGTTCACGATGGCCCCGGCCGACCGGGGGCGGTTGGTCGACGTGCTGTCGCGTGCGTGGGAGCGGGTCGGTGGCGAGTCGACCGGGGTGCGGGGGTCGTTGGCGGCGGTGGTCTGA
- a CDS encoding DUF6518 family protein, giving the protein MNATLSAGTRSAVPTPVDPPAPVPAVVRVTIALSGAALAGVLTSFGQAVPALASVSNSAGPWFLVAALLCLAAGARAGRVALPLAMVLGVVLLELMHVGYWATTVLRGFPDVLSITNPWVLLGVPAGLLAGAVAVAVRSRDARWRAGALGVTAAVLAGEGIRGLLQIAATTGHVTWVVEIVVGVVLLGIGVLGTRSPVARVVALGTGVVGTVAVLGAYLVLGGF; this is encoded by the coding sequence ATGAACGCGACCCTGTCCGCCGGAACCCGCTCCGCTGTGCCGACGCCCGTCGATCCGCCCGCGCCGGTCCCCGCCGTGGTGCGGGTCACCATCGCGCTGAGCGGGGCGGCCCTTGCCGGCGTCCTGACGTCGTTCGGGCAGGCTGTGCCCGCACTCGCCTCCGTGTCGAACTCGGCGGGACCGTGGTTCCTCGTCGCCGCGCTGCTGTGCCTGGCAGCGGGAGCACGAGCGGGCCGGGTCGCCCTGCCGCTCGCGATGGTGCTCGGCGTCGTGCTCCTCGAGCTCATGCACGTCGGGTACTGGGCCACGACGGTCCTGCGCGGGTTCCCGGACGTGCTGTCGATCACGAACCCGTGGGTGCTGCTCGGGGTGCCGGCCGGGCTGCTGGCCGGGGCGGTCGCCGTGGCGGTACGTTCCCGCGACGCCCGGTGGCGCGCGGGGGCGCTCGGCGTGACGGCCGCGGTGCTCGCCGGTGAGGGGATCCGCGGGCTGCTGCAGATCGCCGCGACGACCGGGCACGTGACCTGGGTCGTCGAGATCGTCGTCGGCGTGGTGCTCCTCGGCATCGGGGTCCTCGGCACCCGTTCACCCGTTGCGCGCGTGGTGGCGCTCGGCACCGGGGTCGTCGGGACGGTCGCGGTGCTCGGGGCCTACTTGGTGCTCGGCGGGTTCTGA
- a CDS encoding efflux RND transporter permease subunit encodes MHLLSVFSLRNRALIALVTIVVAVFGGIALSSLKQELIPSVEFPQVAIVSAYPGATPEVVSNDVSTKIEQAIQVVPDLESTSATSSTGQSVVSASFQYGSNLASAEDKIQTAVNALSLPDSVQTQIVTGSFDDLPVLQIAVSASGNQEQLVDRLQASAIPDLEKLDGVRQADVFGNPGRRVVITPNQDELAARGLTQTAISDALDDNGTLIPGGTITEDGSTLSVQTGERIASLDDIRALPLTSSSSSSSSSGSSGSDGSGSGAAGAAGTTSPGDGTAAGATGTGATGTGATGDTATGGSTTAATPTDTTLGDVAKVAITESPRTSISRVDGQQALTISITKTQEANTVDVSETVRDALPGIEDKIEGDPRFTVVFDQAPYIQQSIDSLAEEGLLGLAFAVIVILVFLLSWRSTLVTAISIPTSVLLAAIGMRAAGYTLNIITLAALTIAIGRVVDDSIVVIENIKRHMLPGVDRGRAVRDAVREVAGAVTASTLTTVAVFLPVAFVAELVGELFRPFAVTVTLALVASLFVSLTIVPVLAYWWLRTPKAKPGDATTAADAEAVAAPSGADVEHDRSEGALASAADLHDAGTADRLRRVYLPVLRWVVRKPVVVILLAVIVLGGTVATLPFVTTNYLGDSGQNTFTVTQDLKAGSSLAVQSESARKVERALQDVDGVETVQTTIGTSGQSIQAAFGGGGSASVQYAVTTDAEADQPTIQADARKAIGGIDNVGEVTIASSGGGFGGSSDIEVDVTAPTQAQLETASRQVLKTMQSVPDTTGATSNLSAAEPFLAVRVDRQKAASLGLTETQVGGLVAAAVSPRDTGSIEIDDATLDVYIADPEPPTTIGALRALDVPTSTGTVPLSDVATVEESEGPTTVTTTNAARTATITVTPDATNLGAAVQSVTTAVDELDLPKGATASIGGVAASQSSAFSQLGLAVLVAVLIVYVIMVATFRSLLQPLLLLVSVPFAATGAILLQIASGVPIGVASLIGLLMLVGIVVTNAIVLIDLVNQYRRRGLRVREALIEGATRRLRPILMTAMATIFALLPMAIGLTGKSGFISQPLALVVIGGLVSSTLLTLVVLPALYFVVERARERRADRRAARQTEPGEAV; translated from the coding sequence GTGCACCTCCTCTCGGTCTTCAGCCTGCGCAACCGGGCCCTCATCGCGCTCGTCACGATCGTGGTCGCGGTCTTCGGCGGCATCGCGCTCTCGAGCCTCAAGCAGGAGCTGATCCCCAGCGTCGAGTTCCCGCAGGTCGCGATCGTCAGCGCCTACCCCGGAGCCACGCCAGAGGTGGTGTCGAACGACGTCTCGACCAAGATCGAGCAGGCGATCCAGGTCGTCCCGGACCTCGAGTCGACCAGCGCGACCTCGTCCACCGGGCAGAGCGTCGTGTCGGCGTCGTTCCAGTACGGATCGAACCTGGCCAGCGCCGAGGACAAGATCCAGACCGCGGTGAACGCGCTGTCGCTGCCCGACTCGGTGCAGACGCAGATCGTCACCGGGTCCTTCGACGACCTGCCGGTGCTGCAGATCGCGGTCTCGGCGTCCGGCAACCAGGAGCAGCTCGTCGACCGGCTGCAGGCCTCGGCGATCCCCGACCTCGAGAAGCTCGACGGCGTGCGGCAGGCGGACGTCTTCGGCAACCCGGGTCGTCGGGTCGTCATCACGCCGAACCAGGACGAGCTCGCCGCCCGCGGCCTGACCCAGACGGCGATCTCGGACGCGCTCGACGACAACGGCACCCTGATCCCCGGCGGCACCATCACCGAGGACGGCTCGACCCTGTCGGTGCAGACGGGCGAGCGGATCGCTTCGCTCGACGACATCCGCGCCCTGCCGCTGACGAGTTCTTCGAGCTCGTCGAGTTCTTCGGGCTCGTCGGGGTCGGACGGGTCCGGGTCGGGTGCCGCCGGCGCCGCCGGGACGACATCGCCCGGTGACGGCACTGCTGCGGGTGCCACCGGTACGGGTGCGACCGGCACCGGGGCGACCGGTGACACCGCGACGGGCGGGTCCACGACCGCGGCCACTCCCACCGACACCACGTTGGGCGACGTCGCGAAGGTCGCCATCACGGAGTCGCCGCGCACCTCGATCAGCCGCGTGGACGGCCAGCAGGCCCTGACGATCTCGATCACGAAGACGCAGGAAGCCAACACCGTCGACGTCTCCGAGACCGTGCGCGACGCCCTGCCCGGCATCGAGGACAAGATCGAGGGCGACCCCCGTTTCACCGTCGTCTTCGACCAGGCGCCCTACATCCAGCAGTCCATCGACTCCCTGGCCGAGGAAGGCCTGCTCGGGCTCGCCTTCGCGGTGATCGTCATCCTGGTGTTCCTGCTGTCGTGGCGCTCCACGCTCGTCACCGCGATCTCGATCCCGACGTCGGTGCTCCTCGCCGCGATCGGCATGCGCGCCGCCGGGTACACGCTCAACATCATCACGCTGGCGGCCCTCACGATCGCGATCGGCCGCGTGGTCGACGACTCCATCGTCGTCATCGAGAACATCAAGCGGCACATGCTCCCCGGCGTCGACCGCGGCCGTGCCGTGCGGGACGCCGTGCGCGAGGTCGCCGGTGCGGTCACCGCGTCGACGCTGACGACCGTCGCGGTGTTCCTGCCGGTCGCCTTCGTCGCCGAACTCGTGGGGGAGCTGTTCCGTCCGTTCGCCGTGACCGTCACCCTGGCGCTCGTCGCGTCGCTGTTCGTCTCGCTCACCATCGTCCCGGTGCTCGCGTACTGGTGGCTGCGCACGCCGAAGGCGAAGCCGGGCGACGCGACGACGGCAGCGGACGCGGAAGCGGTCGCAGCGCCGTCGGGTGCCGACGTCGAGCACGATCGCTCCGAGGGTGCGCTCGCCTCCGCCGCCGACCTGCACGACGCCGGCACCGCCGACCGTCTGCGCCGCGTCTACCTGCCGGTGCTCCGGTGGGTCGTCCGGAAGCCGGTGGTCGTCATCCTGCTCGCCGTGATCGTGCTCGGCGGAACGGTCGCGACGCTGCCGTTCGTCACCACGAACTACCTCGGCGACTCGGGGCAGAACACCTTCACGGTCACGCAGGACCTGAAGGCCGGCTCCAGCCTCGCCGTCCAGTCCGAGTCCGCCCGCAAGGTCGAGCGCGCGCTGCAGGACGTCGACGGCGTCGAGACCGTGCAGACCACCATCGGCACGAGCGGCCAGTCGATCCAGGCGGCGTTCGGCGGTGGCGGCAGCGCCTCGGTGCAGTACGCCGTCACGACCGACGCCGAGGCCGACCAGCCGACGATCCAGGCCGACGCCCGGAAGGCGATCGGGGGGATCGACAACGTCGGCGAGGTCACCATCGCGTCCTCCGGCGGCGGGTTCGGCGGCAGCAGCGACATCGAGGTCGACGTCACCGCGCCGACCCAGGCGCAGCTCGAGACGGCGTCGCGCCAGGTGCTGAAGACCATGCAGTCGGTCCCGGACACCACGGGCGCCACGAGCAACCTGTCCGCCGCGGAGCCGTTCCTCGCCGTCCGGGTCGACCGCCAGAAGGCCGCGTCACTCGGCCTGACCGAGACCCAGGTGGGTGGCCTCGTCGCCGCAGCGGTCTCGCCGCGGGACACCGGCAGCATCGAGATCGACGACGCGACGCTCGACGTCTACATCGCCGACCCGGAACCGCCGACCACCATCGGCGCACTCCGTGCCCTCGACGTGCCGACGAGCACGGGCACGGTCCCGCTGTCCGACGTCGCCACGGTCGAGGAGTCCGAGGGGCCGACCACGGTCACCACGACGAACGCGGCCCGCACCGCCACGATCACTGTGACGCCGGACGCCACGAACCTCGGTGCGGCCGTGCAGTCCGTCACGACCGCCGTCGACGAGCTCGACCTGCCGAAGGGTGCGACCGCCTCGATCGGTGGCGTCGCCGCCAGCCAGTCGTCGGCGTTCTCGCAGCTCGGGCTCGCGGTGCTGGTCGCCGTGCTGATCGTCTACGTGATCATGGTCGCGACGTTCCGGAGCCTGCTCCAGCCGCTGCTGCTGCTCGTGTCGGTGCCGTTCGCGGCGACGGGCGCGATCCTGCTGCAGATCGCGTCGGGCGTCCCGATCGGCGTCGCGTCGCTGATCGGACTGCTCATGCTCGTCGGCATCGTCGTGACGAACGCGATCGTGCTCATCGACCTCGTCAACCAGTACCGACGGCGCGGCTTGCGGGTGCGCGAGGCGTTGATCGAGGGCGCCACACGACGCCTCCGTCCGATCCTGATGACGGCGATGGCGACGATCTTCGCGCTGCTGCCGATGGCGATCGGGCTGACCGGCAAGTCCGGCTTCATCTCGCAGCCGCTGGCCCTGGTCGTGATCGGTGGCCTGGTGTCCTCGACGCTGCTGACGCTCGTGGTGCTGCCGGCGCTGTACTTCGTGGTCGAGCGGGCTCGAGAGCGCCGCGCGGATCGGCGGGCAGCGCGGCAGACGGAGCCGGGCGAAGCGGTCTAG
- a CDS encoding alpha/beta hydrolase codes for MKSGRRSVLALVAAVVALGAMASCSTDPVGDENATVTADSIIYPLSLRYHGIDVVADVPYGTDPLQRLDVCLPADSDPATTATPTATPSASATADPDARAVGAATGRPAVLMIHGGSWSHGDKATAAYRSVCKYLASEGFVTFNVDYRLAPTDPFPAGLDDVRRALDYVFRPATLETYDVDSQRVGVFGGSAGGNLAAMLAVTDHDSAAYADGDRIRAVVDLSGPTNLTTRSTEPDGVSAAFQRKQLLYLGCRSYARCPAAARASPEFHVTSDTAPFFIGHSTDEFIPMWESQEFAATLRSHDVPVTFVAVEGTAHSIAQLDEAMSRRVVTFLRTQLG; via the coding sequence ATGAAGTCCGGCCGCCGCTCAGTGCTCGCGCTCGTCGCCGCGGTCGTGGCGCTCGGCGCGATGGCGTCCTGCAGCACGGACCCGGTCGGCGACGAGAACGCCACGGTGACCGCGGACAGCATCATCTACCCGCTGTCGCTGCGGTACCACGGCATCGACGTGGTGGCCGACGTGCCCTACGGCACCGATCCGCTGCAGCGCCTCGACGTGTGCCTGCCGGCCGACAGCGACCCCGCGACGACGGCGACCCCCACCGCGACGCCGTCCGCCTCGGCCACCGCCGACCCCGATGCCCGAGCGGTCGGGGCCGCCACCGGACGCCCGGCGGTCCTGATGATCCACGGCGGCAGCTGGTCGCACGGCGACAAGGCGACCGCCGCCTACCGGTCCGTGTGCAAGTACCTGGCGTCCGAGGGCTTCGTGACGTTCAACGTCGACTACCGGCTGGCGCCGACCGACCCGTTCCCGGCCGGGCTCGACGACGTCCGCCGTGCGCTCGACTACGTGTTCCGTCCGGCGACGCTCGAGACCTACGACGTGGACTCCCAGCGCGTGGGCGTGTTCGGCGGCAGCGCCGGCGGCAACCTCGCCGCGATGCTCGCCGTCACCGACCACGACTCCGCCGCGTACGCCGACGGCGACCGGATCCGTGCCGTGGTCGACCTGAGCGGGCCGACGAACCTGACCACCCGGTCCACCGAGCCCGACGGGGTGTCGGCGGCCTTCCAGCGCAAGCAGCTGCTCTACCTGGGGTGCCGGTCGTACGCCAGGTGCCCGGCGGCCGCCAGGGCGTCGCCGGAGTTCCACGTCACCTCGGACACCGCGCCGTTCTTCATCGGGCACTCCACCGACGAGTTCATCCCGATGTGGGAGTCGCAGGAGTTCGCCGCGACGCTCCGGTCCCACGACGTCCCGGTGACGTTCGTGGCGGTCGAGGGCACGGCGCACTCGATCGCCCAGCTCGACGAGGCGATGAGCCGCCGCGTGGTCACGTTCCTGCGGACGCAGCTGGGCTGA
- a CDS encoding polyphosphate kinase 2 family protein, whose amino-acid sequence MSNRKAWNADPEPLLRVEPGFRLDQVDPDGTPGFPGRKIDGLEALAAGASRLAALQERLYAASTAGDERRVLLVLQAMDTAGKGGIVSHVVGAVDPNGVHYAGFKAPTAEEREHDFLWRIEKQLPAAGQLGVFDRSHYEDVLAQRVRGLAAPDEIERRYGAITAFEDGLAAAGTTIVKVMLHISKDEQRERLGDRLDRPDKHWKFNPGDIDDRLLWDRYQQAYQIALDRTSTPQAPWYVVPANRKWYARLAVQQLLLRALEDMHLSWPKADFDVAEQRRRLAES is encoded by the coding sequence GTGAGCAATCGCAAGGCCTGGAACGCCGATCCCGAACCACTGCTCCGCGTCGAACCCGGGTTCCGCCTCGACCAGGTGGACCCGGACGGCACCCCGGGCTTCCCCGGCCGCAAGATCGACGGCCTCGAAGCCCTCGCCGCCGGCGCCTCCCGTCTCGCCGCCCTGCAGGAGCGCCTGTACGCGGCGTCGACCGCCGGCGACGAGCGGCGGGTGCTGCTCGTGCTGCAGGCGATGGACACCGCGGGCAAGGGCGGCATCGTCTCGCACGTCGTCGGTGCGGTCGACCCGAACGGCGTGCACTACGCCGGCTTCAAGGCCCCGACGGCCGAGGAGCGCGAGCACGACTTCCTCTGGCGCATCGAGAAGCAGCTGCCCGCAGCCGGGCAGCTCGGCGTGTTCGACCGCTCGCACTACGAGGACGTGCTCGCCCAGCGGGTCCGTGGGCTCGCCGCGCCGGACGAGATCGAACGTCGGTACGGCGCGATCACCGCCTTCGAGGACGGCCTCGCCGCCGCCGGCACGACCATCGTCAAGGTGATGCTGCACATCTCGAAGGACGAACAGCGCGAGCGCCTCGGCGACCGGCTGGACCGCCCCGACAAGCACTGGAAGTTCAACCCGGGCGACATCGACGACCGCCTGCTCTGGGACCGCTACCAGCAGGCTTACCAGATCGCCCTCGACCGCACGTCGACCCCGCAGGCTCCCTGGTACGTCGTGCCCGCGAACCGCAAGTGGTACGCCCGCCTCGCCGTGCAGCAGCTCCTGCTCCGGGCGCTGGAGGACATGCACCTGTCGTGGCCGAAGGCGGACTTCGACGTCGCCGAGCAGCGTCGTCGGCTCGCGGAGTCCTGA
- a CDS encoding DEAD/DEAH box helicase: protein MAPYNKGGADNRASDRVRHPNGTPAARSSKHRGFRAADSSQPRQKQRWDAEERRGRASQGERPARPNWEPRDSGGQRRPDRDDRGVRGYNRDAPYSHGRPDAPQAPRRAGTGSQGPSAPRRFDRDDRAPRRDNDDRPRRSFDRDDRAPRSFNRDDRAPRRDNDDRPRRFDRDDRAPRSFNRDDRAPRRDNDDRPRRFDRDDRAPRSFNRDDRAPRRDNDDRPRRFDRDDRAPRSFNRDDRAPRRDNDDRPRRFDRDDRAPRKFNRDDRAPRKFDRDDRAPRKFDRDDRSDRAPRRSFDEPERGKFVPADDVKLEKLQAEATIAADVEGVTFGDLGIGGNISRALQELGASSPFPIQAATIPDVLAGKDVLGRGRTGSGKTIAFGAPLVEKLMEHGGGTKRKMGRAPRALILAPTRELALQIDRTVQPIARSVGLFTTQIYGGVPYGRQEGALERGVDIIVGTPGRVQDLMNKGKLDLSEVIISVLDEADHMCDLGFLEPVQEILSATAEVTPQGNRAQKLLFSATLDTQVAALVEQFLHEPSVHEVAGEDQASSTIDHRVLVVEQREKDRLLEELVAGDGKTIVFARTRAYAERLADQFEDAGIRATSLHGDLNQSRRTRNLQLLTSGRVNVLVATDVAARGIHVDDVSLVVQADAPDDYKAYMHRSGRTGRAGKEGTVVTIVPRGRIRKIEGILERAEIEADLVQAAPGDGIVSELAAR, encoded by the coding sequence ATGGCCCCGTACAACAAGGGCGGCGCGGACAACCGCGCCTCCGACCGCGTCCGCCACCCGAACGGCACCCCCGCCGCCCGCAGCAGCAAGCACCGCGGGTTCCGCGCCGCCGACTCCTCGCAGCCGCGCCAGAAGCAGCGCTGGGACGCCGAGGAGCGTCGCGGCCGCGCGTCGCAGGGCGAGCGTCCGGCCCGTCCGAACTGGGAGCCGCGTGACAGCGGCGGCCAGCGGCGCCCCGACCGCGACGACCGTGGCGTCCGTGGCTACAACCGCGACGCTCCCTACTCGCACGGCCGTCCCGACGCTCCGCAGGCTCCGCGTCGCGCCGGAACCGGCTCGCAGGGGCCCAGCGCCCCGCGTCGCTTCGATCGTGACGACCGTGCACCGCGTCGTGACAACGACGACCGTCCGCGTCGTTCGTTCGACCGCGATGACCGCGCTCCGCGTTCGTTCAACCGTGACGACCGCGCGCCCCGTCGTGACAACGATGACCGGCCCCGTCGCTTCGACCGCGATGACCGCGCACCGCGCAGCTTCAACCGCGATGACCGTGCGCCCCGTCGGGACAACGATGACCGGCCCCGTCGTTTCGACCGTGACGACCGTGCACCGCGCAGCTTCAACCGCGACGACCGTGCGCCCCGTCGTGACAACGACGACCGTCCCCGTCGTTTTGACCGCGATGACCGTGCACCGCGCAGCTTCAACCGCGATGACCGTGCGCCCCGTCGTGACAACGACGACCGTCCCCGTCGTTTCGACCGCGATGACCGCGCCCCGCGCAAGTTCAACCGTGACGACCGCGCCCCGCGCAAGTTCGACCGTGACGACCGCGCCCCGCGCAAGTTCGACCGCGACGACCGCAGCGACCGTGCCCCGCGCCGCTCGTTCGACGAGCCCGAGCGCGGCAAGTTCGTGCCGGCCGACGACGTCAAGCTCGAGAAGCTCCAGGCCGAGGCCACCATCGCGGCCGACGTCGAGGGCGTGACCTTCGGTGACCTGGGCATCGGCGGCAACATCTCCCGCGCCCTGCAGGAGCTCGGCGCCTCGAGCCCGTTCCCGATCCAGGCGGCGACGATCCCCGACGTGCTCGCCGGCAAGGACGTCCTCGGCCGTGGCCGCACCGGTTCCGGCAAGACCATCGCCTTCGGTGCGCCGCTGGTCGAGAAGCTCATGGAGCACGGCGGCGGCACCAAGCGCAAGATGGGCCGCGCCCCGCGTGCGCTCATCCTCGCGCCGACCCGTGAGCTCGCCCTGCAGATCGACCGCACGGTGCAGCCCATCGCCCGTTCGGTCGGCCTGTTCACGACGCAGATCTACGGCGGCGTGCCCTACGGCCGTCAGGAGGGCGCGCTCGAGCGCGGCGTCGACATCATCGTCGGCACCCCCGGTCGTGTGCAGGACCTCATGAACAAGGGGAAGCTCGACCTCAGCGAGGTCATCATCTCCGTGCTCGACGAGGCCGACCACATGTGCGACCTCGGGTTCCTCGAGCCGGTGCAGGAGATCCTCTCCGCCACGGCCGAGGTCACCCCGCAGGGCAACCGCGCGCAGAAGCTGCTGTTCAGCGCGACGCTCGACACCCAGGTCGCGGCGCTCGTCGAGCAGTTCCTGCACGAGCCGAGCGTGCACGAGGTCGCGGGTGAGGACCAGGCGTCCTCGACCATCGACCACCGTGTCCTCGTGGTCGAGCAGCGCGAGAAGGACCGTCTCCTCGAGGAGCTGGTCGCCGGCGACGGCAAGACCATCGTCTTCGCCCGGACCCGCGCCTACGCCGAGCGTCTGGCCGACCAGTTCGAGGACGCCGGCATCCGGGCGACCTCGCTCCACGGTGACCTGAACCAGTCGCGTCGCACGCGCAACCTGCAGCTGCTCACGAGCGGCCGCGTCAACGTGCTCGTCGCCACCGACGTCGCCGCCCGCGGCATCCACGTCGACGACGTCTCGCTCGTCGTGCAGGCCGACGCCCCGGACGACTACAAGGCGTATATGCACCGCTCCGGCCGCACGGGTCGTGCCGGCAAGGAGGGCACGGTCGTGACCATCGTCCCGCGTGGCCGCATCCGCAAGATCGAGGGCATCCTCGAGCGCGCCGAGATCGAGGCGGACCTGGTGCAGGCCGCACCCGGTGACGGCATCGTGTCGGAGCTCGCCGCGCGCTAG